TTAATCGGAGTCATAGTATTTTCATCAAAAAGCGGTTGTGATCGTACTTATAATTACAATTTTTATTATAATTGTAATTGCAACTGTAATTGTAATTTTGCAAAAGCTGCTACGCTAAATGAACTCATGTCAATAAAAGTATTTTTGCCTAAGCGGTTACCTTGTAGTTTATTAATTACCGCAAAGCATGTTAAATCCGTGATTTCCTACCAGAGGAACAAATATCACTCCGCCACAATCCTCTTTTGTGATATTCCCTTCCATGTCCTTTTTGATACGATAGAGGCGCTGGTAAGCTTTGCCTTCGGGAATTACCATGATTCCACCCGGTTTTAGCTGCTCTACAAGAGGCAGCGGAGTGCATGGTGCTGACGCAGTCACGCATATTCGGTCATAAGGTGCATGTTCGGGAAGACCCAGAGAACCGTCTGCGCATATGATCTCAACATTGGAGTTTCCTGCCTTTTTCAGATTCTCCCGTGCAAAAACAGCAAGCTTCTCAAGCCTTTCAATAGAATATATCTTTCCCTTTGAACCGATCATTTCCGCCATAACTGCAGCGTTATAGCCAGAACCGGCTCCAATCTCAAGTATTGTCAGTCCTTCATAAAGTTCAAGAAGGTCGCACATCATAGCCACCATATGTGGTGCTGATATTGTTTGTGCGTAGCCTATGGGCAAAGGGTGGTCAACATAGGCATTCGCTATTTGAACAGAAGGTACGAAAAGGTGCCTGGGCACCTTATTCATTGCATTAAGTGTTTTTTCAGATATTCTGTACTCTCTCAGAGCATTTACCAGCTTCTTCCTTTCCCTTTCATACTCCATTGGGTTTTTCCATCTCCCCAGCTCTTCATAGCTATTTCTTCCGCAAATATTCTTTTTATGAACTTTGCCGGTACTACAATGCCTGTCCTGGATTCAAGGCTCCCATCCCGTATCTTTATTTTTTTGACGCGGATCTTGGTTTTATCAACAGTTTCTTCCTGACCGATGGTAAACTCATATCCACCTGGCACTCTTTTGTGCATCGCTTCAGTATTTCTGCCTCTGTGCACTGCAATTTTCACAACCACTTCATCGATAGCTCTGCCCCAGATCGTGGTAATTTCAGATGCATTAGCATTTTTGAGTCTCTTTTCCCCGGATTCGATGGCAGTTACCAATACTGGAAATACTTCCTCGGATTCTCCGTCATCTACAATTA
The sequence above is a segment of the uncultured Methanolobus sp. genome. Coding sequences within it:
- a CDS encoding protein-L-isoaspartate O-methyltransferase — encoded protein: MEYERERKKLVNALREYRISEKTLNAMNKVPRHLFVPSVQIANAYVDHPLPIGYAQTISAPHMVAMMCDLLELYEGLTILEIGAGSGYNAAVMAEMIGSKGKIYSIERLEKLAVFARENLKKAGNSNVEIICADGSLGLPEHAPYDRICVTASAPCTPLPLVEQLKPGGIMVIPEGKAYQRLYRIKKDMEGNITKEDCGGVIFVPLVGNHGFNMLCGN
- a CDS encoding HVO_0476 family zinc finger protein, yielding MNDEVEVVCPVCSPKIAVPHDVLKGGQNPVVQCQECENVHPTKIEKVKTFNVKVIISKGEASFTQTTLLTSEENISVDDEIIVDDGESEEVFPVLVTAIESGEKRLKNANASEITTIWGRAIDEVVVKIAVHRGRNTEAMHKRVPGGYEFTIGQEETVDKTKIRVKKIKIRDGSLESRTGIVVPAKFIKRIFAEEIAMKSWGDGKTQWSMKGKGRSW